CTAATGTTGGACGTGAATTGATTCTTTCAGAATAAGGAAAATCGTTAGTTTCTCCTCCCGTTAATTCCGTTAACCCTAATGTTTGTTTTAGCTTATCTTCATTGAAATCTAATGCTTTAATTTGTTCCTTTTCAAATTCGGTGAGTTCGACTACATCATCATAGAAATGTTCGACGTTTACCTTTCCGTTTTCGTCATGAAGAGTGGAAAGAAGCTGTACCAATAGATGGTTGGCATTTTGCACTCCACCGCCAAACATGCCTGAATGCAAATCAGAGTTAGCAGTCGTTAGTGAAAATTCTAATGCACTAAGACCTCTTAACGAATAGGTAATCGCAGGTACACCCCTGTCCCACATATCAGAATCAGAAATGACCACTACATCACAGGCTAATTTCTCTTTGTTTTCCGCTAAAAATGGCGGAAGATTGGGACTTCCGATTTCTTCTTCCCCTTCGATACAAAATTTCACGTTTACTGGTAATGTACCTTCTGATTTTAATAGTGTTTCCACTGCTTTTATATGTAAGAATGTTTGCCCCTTGTCATCAGTTGCCCCTCTTGCATAAATCTTTTCATCACGAATCGTCGGTTCAAATGGAGGCGTTTCCCATAGATGAACAGGATCAACAGGCTGCACGTCATAATGTCCGTATACTAAGACGGTTGGGGCATTTTCTTGATGAAGCCAGTCGGCATACACAATAGGATGACCTTTTGTCTGGATGATTTCAACGTGTTCCATTCCAATGGATTCAAGCTTTTTGGCAATCCAAGACGCTGCTTTTTGAATATCCTCTTTATGCTCGGATAAGGAGCTAATGCTTGGAATTCTTAGCAACTCTTTTAATTCCTCGACATTTTGTGTATGTTCATTGGATACTAATTCTGATAATTGACTCATGTTCTCACCTTTTCTCGTTTATTTTCAATTGGATTGACATTAGATGTTATGTATTCTTTGGTCTCTTTTAGTTTGAACAAAAATCATCTATATTTCCAGTATTTAATCAAATAATTTTTCTTTTTCTATAACCTCACATAAATTACTTTCGCTTTTTATTTAGATAGTATCCAATTAAAACAAGAGACGCATTTAAGGTTACAGATGATAAACTAAACTGTTTTCGAGTTTTAGGCTTTATCTTTACGATTTTTATACTAGGATTCGTTTTAGCTACAGATTCCTGTTTTTGATGAAGTGTTTTATTATGTGCTTCATTAAAAAGTAAATTGTCATAGCTCTTTCTTTTTTCAACATTTTTAAGAACTTCAAATGCTTCTTTCACTCTTTTAAACTGTTCAGCATTCCCTTTTTCTTTATCTGGATGTACTTCCTTTACCTTTTTTCGATAAGCTTCTTTAATCTCAAAAAATGTTGCATCATAGGGGACATCTAAAATACGATAGTAATTACCAATAGATCCCATGATTTCCGCCCTCTTTCGGTTTAAATAGCTTAATCTCCCGTTTTTAATCCTTCCAAAATAGTATTCTTGTTTTATATTAAATATTCGTATTTTAAACCCTACTATCTTTTCTCATGGGAAACCCACTTGTTAAACGAATTTAGGATAATAAAAAAGGAGCTGCACACTTGCAACTCCTTTTTTGAGTACATTCTTTTTTTTCAAAAACAAAAAGTATAATTGGCGTATGGATGGAAATCTCCATTGGAGGAGGTTATTTTCGAGTTTATGCAGAATGCGATAAGTTAGGTACCCTATTTTCTTCTTGATTATTATTAACCTTTCGCAAGCTAATCATTGCTAGAAAGGAAATATAGTAAAGCATTGCAAGATACCCCATTGCTGCCGTTACATTAGCGTGCTGCAGGATATATCCCACTAATATAGGAGATAATCCCCCTAAGGCTCTGCCAAAGTTAAAAATGGTATTAGTTGCTGTACTACGAGTCTCTACTGAATAATATTTACTAATCAAGGCTCCGTACCCTGCAAACATTCCATTCGAGAAGAAACCTACAACCGCACCGCCAATTAGAAGGCCAGCACTTCCAGATGCATAGGAGTATAAAAAGACAGCGACAGCCGAAGCTATTAAAAAGATTCCATATGAGCGCTTCATTCCCAAACGGTCAATAAAGATTCCGAATGTTAACATTCCTGCAATCATTCCTGCTGCCGTACTAATAGTCCAAAGAGCAGAGCTTGATACTGATAATCCTTGTGATTGTTGGAGCATAGAAGGAAGCCAAATCATCAAACCATTATAACCAGCAATCTGGACCGTTGCCATTATGGCCAAAGCAATCGTGGTGAAAGTAATTCTAGGGGTAGAGAACAATTGCGTTAAT
The window above is part of the Bacillus sp. SORGH_AS_0510 genome. Proteins encoded here:
- a CDS encoding dipeptidase, translating into MSQLSELVSNEHTQNVEELKELLRIPSISSLSEHKEDIQKAASWIAKKLESIGMEHVEIIQTKGHPIVYADWLHQENAPTVLVYGHYDVQPVDPVHLWETPPFEPTIRDEKIYARGATDDKGQTFLHIKAVETLLKSEGTLPVNVKFCIEGEEEIGSPNLPPFLAENKEKLACDVVVISDSDMWDRGVPAITYSLRGLSALEFSLTTANSDLHSGMFGGGVQNANHLLVQLLSTLHDENGKVNVEHFYDDVVELTEFEKEQIKALDFNEDKLKQTLGLTELTGGETNDFPYSERINSRPTLEINGLWGGFQGEGTKTVIPNEAHAKITCRLVHNQDPVKIQGLIKKHLEEHAPKGCTVDVTLQDTGNPFLTPIDSPMIQKAAAAYETVYGKEPVYKREGGSIPIVSDFSHSLHAPVVLMGFGLPDENLHAPNEHFNLENFDKGILTICSFLGLLNK
- a CDS encoding J domain-containing protein, producing the protein MGSIGNYYRILDVPYDATFFEIKEAYRKKVKEVHPDKEKGNAEQFKRVKEAFEVLKNVEKRKSYDNLLFNEAHNKTLHQKQESVAKTNPSIKIVKIKPKTRKQFSLSSVTLNASLVLIGYYLNKKRK
- a CDS encoding MFS transporter; this encodes MDYRKKTVVASVAGLTLEGMDIMFISFAMSMIISQFHIDMTAGGLISSITNLGMLAGGVIFGILADKFGRVRIFTYTILLFAIGTALTGLAQNIEQVYIFRFIAGLGAGGEYGIGMALVAEAWPKNKQGRASSYVSVGAQYGVILAALLSAVILPSWGWRGLFFVGLAPVIFAFIVRKNLDESPVWLASQKKENLVKKQGKLTQLFSTPRITFTTIALAIMATVQIAGYNGLMIWLPSMLQQSQGLSVSSSALWTISTAAGMIAGMLTFGIFIDRLGMKRSYGIFLIASAVAVFLYSYASGSAGLLIGGAVVGFFSNGMFAGYGALISKYYSVETRSTATNTIFNFGRALGGLSPILVGYILQHANVTAAMGYLAMLYYISFLAMISLRKVNNNQEENRVPNLSHSA